From one Henningerozyma blattae CBS 6284 chromosome 1, complete genome genomic stretch:
- the EMP65 gene encoding Emp65p (similar to Saccharomyces cerevisiae YER140W; ancestral locus Anc_8.182): MNHNVSPKSSTHKFVKSPKGSKSKMSQYLINEVQNALNSTQSSLAEQELKDGYELEQLLNMARVPICLEKFIAFTLLASFDSFLYYFTVLPIRFIKGIYRSLYSVKAGSKPMKTYRERLTIFLIIVASMVLGKLDTSKLYHRIKRQSEVKLYMLFGVLDMADKMCSTMGQSLLTVGLSRKNKARPRIMQGIFIILVLIYMIIHGYILINETVALNVAVNSYSNSLMTLLLSMQFAEIKASIFKKFDKENLFQMAIADVVERFQLVSFLLIIVMRNLVAGIRSPSNIIPNSWNFNITSSKIVGVLCGPIVSVIGSELIVDWLKHAYIIKFNRIRPTIYNNFFFLMYKDHKIGLQKYQERLGLPLPAYTVLFVVMLRPTVLNALSNLFIPLRLLILIMGFSWLVLLKVIVHLILLRWGKTIRTMWLNNTIKNSVDENNYVPGLVSGGLSEVDDTSRLIIHANDKQQEQEEKQPAKGFREQFKSKLYANPDTPKSLNEKRKKKDHENPHSLEEVSRFKMVSKRIW, encoded by the coding sequence ATGAATCACAATGTATCTCCTAAAAGTAGTACACATAAGTTTGTCAAATCTCCAAAAGGAAGCAAGTCAAAAATGAGTCAGTATTTGATAAACGAAGTACAGAATGCGTTAAATAGTACGCAAAGTTCATTAGCTGAACAAGAATTGAAGGATGGCTATGAATTAGAacaattattgaatatgGCTAGAGTACCTATTTGTCTAGAAAAATTCATAGCTTTTACTCTTTTGGCGTCTTTTGACAGCTttctatattatttcaCAGTTTTACcaattagatttattaaaggCATCTATAGATCTTTGTATTCTGTTAAAGCTGGTAGTAAACCAATGAAAACTTATAGAGAACGTCTAACaatctttttaattattgttGCTTCTATGGTATTAGGTAAATTAGACACATCTAAATTATATCATAGAATTAAAAGGCAGAGTGaagtaaaattatatatgttGTTTGGTGTTTTAGATATGGCCGATAAAATGTGCTCAACAATGGGCCAATCATTATTAACTGTTGGATTatcaagaaaaaacaaagcACGCCCACGAATAATGCAAGGAATATTCATAATATTAGTTCTGATTTATATGATCATTCATggttatatattaattaacgAAACAGTTGCTCTAAATGTAGCAGTCAATTCATATTCGAATTCCTTAATGACgcttttattatcaatgcAATTTGCTGAAATTAAGGCATCTATCTTTAAGAAATTCgacaaagaaaatttatttcaaatggCAATTGCTGATGTAGTAGAGCGATTTCAGTTAGTTTCCtttttattgattattGTTATGAGGAATTTAGTGGCGGGAATCAGATCTCCGTCTAATATTATCCCAAATTCATggaattttaatattacttCTAGTAAAATAGTAGGCGTTCTATGTGGTCCAATTGTTAGTGTAATTGGGAGTGAACTCATTGTGGATTGGCTAAAGCATGcgtatattattaaatttaatagaataaGACCAACAATTTacaacaattttttctttttaatgtATAAGGATCACAAAATTGGTCtacaaaaatatcaagAGCGACTAGGTTTACCATTACCTGCTTATACAGTATTGTTTGTTGTTATGTTACGTCCAACAGTATTAAATGCATTGAGCAATCTGTTTATTCCTTTgagattattaattttaattatggGGTTCTCTTGGCTCGTTTTATTGAAAGTAATTGttcatttgattttattaagGTGGGGTAAGACGATTCGTACAATGTGGCTAAACAATACTATCAAGAATTCAGtagatgaaaataattatgtTCCAGGGTTAGTCTCCGGAGGATTGAGTGAAGTAGATGATACATCcagattaataattcatgCAAATGATAAGCAACAAGAGCAAGAGGAAAAGCAACCAGCTAAAGGCTTTAGGGAACAATTTAAGTCTAAATTGTATGCGAATCCAGATACACCAAAGagtttaaatgaaaaacgTAAGAAGAAAGATCATGAAAACCCTCATTCGTTAGAGGAAGTTTCTCGCTTCAAAATGGTTTCTAAGAGGATTTGGTGA
- the RPS13 gene encoding 40S ribosomal protein uS15 (similar to Saccharomyces cerevisiae RPS13 (YDR064W); ancestral locus Anc_8.179) produces MHSSGKGISSSAIPYSRNAPAWFKLSSEAVVEQIIKYARKGLTPSSIGVLLRDAHGVSQSRVITGNKILRILKSNGFAPEIPEDLYFLIKKAVSVRKHLERNRKDKDAKFRLILIESRIHRLARYYRTVSVLPPNWKYESATASALVN; encoded by the exons ATGCACAGTTCT GGTAAAGGTATCTCTTCCTCCGCTATTCCATACTCTAGAAACGCTCCAGCTTGGTTCAAGTTATCTTCTGAAGCTGTTGTTGAACAAATCATCAAGTATGCCAGAAAGGGTTTAACCCCATCTTCTATTGGTGTCTTATTGAGAGATGCTCATGGTGTCAGTCAATCTCGTGTCATCACTGGTAACAAGATTTTAAGAATCTTGAAATCTAACGGTTTCGCTCCAGAAATCCCAGAAGATTTATACTTCTTGATTAAGAAGGCTGTCTCTGTCAGAAAGCACTTAGAAAGAAACAGAAAGGACAAGGACGCTAAATTCAGATTGATTTTGATCGAATCTAGAATCCACAGATTAGCTAGATACTACAGAACCGTTTCCGTTTTACCACCAAACTGGAAATACGAATCTGCTACTGCTTCTGCTTTAGTTAACTAG